DNA from Salmo salar chromosome ssa24, Ssal_v3.1, whole genome shotgun sequence:
GTGTCTTTACTTGTATATCAATTGACTATTCATGAAGTCATTGGGAGAGCAAAGTGACAGTAAAGTTTGACGTGACAAGAAGACAAAAACCATATCCAGATGTGTTCGCTAAGTAAATAGCAGAGGAAACGAGAATAATCAGTTGTTTTTAAATGTACTGATGTGTATTTGAATGATTTATGCTTTTCACTCATTTCTGTTCGTTCTTACACAGCTTGCTTTGATTATGGTCATGACACTCTCCATGCTAATAGGTAGCATTTCATTGGTAATGAAAGGAATGATTCAAAAGGAAGGAAAAACAAATGAATGGAAGGGCCGATACGACCCCTGTATTGTCCACAGCTGGGAGGGGGGGTGGCGTTGACCTTGATCAACCGTATTGTGCGTAatgattttttaaatatataattaTAGCCCACTGTATAATAGCCAGGATTGTATATAGAACTGAAGAGATGTAAATATTTATGTGGCTTGCTGCAAGGTTGGTATTTACAGAAAAACTATTCACACTGTTTAATTCTACATGCCCACCAGCAAGCTTTGTGGATAGcagtgtaaaaaaacaaacaaaaacactgcCTTAATGTTTAAATAAAAATCTTATTGCCATTGAAACTGATGCTGTTCATGTCTTTCTGTATACTTTGTTTGCCGTGTATGATCACCAATTGAATAGGCTATTTTAAGAAAGACTATTTTAAATTGAGAGGGGGGAAAATAAAGACTAGATATGATGCAAACAACTATCTTGGATCTCATGAGAGAACCGAAGATACACTAtattgctgacaagtgtataaaatcgagcacccgGACatccaatctccatagacaaacattggcagtagaatggccttactgaagagctcagactttcaacgtggcaccgtcataggatgctacctttccaacaagtcagtttgtcaaatttctgccctgctagagctgccccggtcaactgtaagtgctgttattgtgaagtggaaacgtctaggagcaacaatggctcagtctcgaagtggtaggccacacaagctcaaagaaTGGGAGCCCTGAAGCGCATAAAAAccacctgtcctcggttgcaacactcactaccgagttccgaactgcctctggaagcaacgtcatcaCTGTTCGGAACTGTTTGtccgtctggagcttcatgaaatgggttttcatggccgagcatcggctggagtggtgtaaagctcgccgccattggactctggagcagtggaaaagcgttctctgaagtgatgaatcacgcttcaccatctggcagtccgacggacgaatctggtttTGGTGGAAGCCAGGAGAAGGCTACCTGACcgactgcatagtgccaactgtgaagtttggtagaggaggaggagtaatggtctgggactgtttttcatggtttgggctaggccccttaattcaagtgaagggaaatcttaatgctacagcatgcaatgacattctagatgattctgtgtttccaaccgtgtggcaacagtttggggaaggccctttcttgtttcagcatgacaatgcccctgtgagcaaagcgaggtccaaacagaagtggtttgtcaagattgttgtggaagaacttggctgacctgcacagagcattgacctcaaccctattgaacacctttggggtgaattggaacgccgactgcgagccaggcctaatcgcccaacatcagtgcccgacctcactaatgctcttgtggctgaatggaaactaGTCCCCGCAtcaatgttacaacatctagtggaaagccttcccagaagagtggaggctgttatagcagcaaaggggggactgactccatactaatgcccatgattttggaatgagatgttcgacaagcagatgtacacatacttttggtcacatAGTGTATGTTTAAAGCTGATCTAGTTTTAGAAAAATGAACTATCCCAGTCTAAATTGCTACCACATAATATAGTGCAGTGGAAACCTGCCGCCACAAGTGGGTGCTAGACTCCTATTATTAGATGTGGTGGTTGGAACAATGAGCTGCCTGCATATCTTTGCCACACACCGCTTCTCTGACAGTAAACAAAGTACCATAAAACACAGGAGGAGAACTGTCACGTTGACAATCAAATGAGTGGTTAATGAGGGGGTTAAATGCAGTGATCTGAGGTCCAGCAATTATGAGTGAACTGAATCCCCAGGGGTTAATGGTGAACAATACCCAGAAGATGTGCGAACAAAGCCATGCGTTTCCTGACTGGTAAAACGgaatgttctttttttttttacattttgcttGTTCTGGGAACGTTTATTTTTATGTTGCAGGGAGGTTCTAAgaacgttttactctggttccttgaatgTTTTCCTGTGAGGTTTTATTAACAACTTTCACTGGATGATtcgacttttaataacactgctagcttattttGGGTTAACTTTTTACTCCAAGCACAGATGGAACATACGGAAATTAATTTCCTTAAGCATTCATGTAACCACATTTATTTTTTAGTGTGACACAGCATCGGTGACATTCAAACCTATAATCTTCTGTTCTCTTtacatggaattagtccactgcagcaccaggatggagctagcatggcGTGTTTTTTTGActgcatgggcagcgccattgaggcaatTTAAAGACCATTTTATTCACAATTGGCTTATCCCTCCTGATGCCCCagttggacatgactccaacagggtcaccTGGAGGGATCAGACAATGAAGTTGAAGTCTCACCCAGTTGATCACATTAAAATAGTAGAACCCCTCAATGGTGCTGCCTATGCCAATACGGCCTTTTGGCCAatagtggcctctatcattctctatgattCAAACAGactccatttcaaaggaaacaagcactcattaagatcaagtGTGGCCAATTAATGGGCACAGCAAACACACctgagttttgttgatgctaataagggaatgtatatgtttttaaataacattcttagaaagttctctgaacgttactaaagttttcttgtggtttttatggaaagttttcttaacgttctcagaacaatttaagaacatgactttaaatagaaccatgaggaaacattatgctgaagtactgaaattgtCACAAAAGAACGTTGTTAATGTTCTTGGACCAATTTGAGAATCTGACATTAactagaaccatgaggaaacctgttggAAACACTATGCTttagtactgaaattcccacagaagaacgttatTTCTTAACGTTCCCTGAACTATTCTTAAACCAGTTAGAGaatgttcctagaacattaccatttaaaaaaaaaataattatgtaaccatgtttgaacatTTAGGAAAccttctgttaaagtaatgaaataccaagaaataacttttttgtcaagttccttaaatttgctgagaatgttccaagcAGAAGTGGAGAATAGTATTGTAAATTCTTGTATGGAGCACTTTCAGATTATGCTAAAATGAAGACTGCTGCTGTCAACATTGGTGAAAAAATGATTGCATCGGAGCTACTAGAGTGCGGCTTTTCCTTTTCTTTAGAAGCACTTTTGGATTATAACAGAGTTTATTTCTAAATAGATCGCTCTGGGTTATACCAACTATTCTCATGTTTTATGTTTGTCCCTCTGTTGTGCTGAGACTAGCTACAATTTCACAAATGACTGCCTTGTAGCTTTAGAGGAACAAATGAGAGTGGAGCATTTAGTTGTAAAGTCTTGGTTGGGCCCAAGCCCCAGTCACAGCTCCTGTGTGACATCTTAATCCTGTCTGGTGCTATTAGCTTCAGAGTGAGGAAGGAGGTGCTGATGGATTTGTGCTACTGAGAAGACCATGGGGCTCTGAGGCATACACCCAAACCCTTCTACGTGCCCTCTGCCAAACGAGAGAGGCAGAGCTGCTGTTATTTTAATATCACTTGGATATTAATAGGATGGATTCATGGGACAGAATAGTGCTTGAGTTATAGATGCTAAATATTCAAGCTTTGGAAACGACCATGATAATTGTAGAAGTGTTGACTGTAATTGATATGTGTTTCTGGGGAAAGTTCTGCCTTTTTTACTTTCAAGTCTATGAGCTTCTCATTTTCatttttcctctccttctctcactcgtTTACTCCTGAAGTGTGAGGCAGGGCAGAACCTTCAACAGTTAAGTAGTTGCGCCACATTTAATGTGACCTTTTCCCTGGCGCTCTATGTCTGGGGAACTTCCTTTTTCCTGTGCTGCTGCTGGATAAATGATATTCCTTTCCTTTGTGGTGAACACAACATTAAAATAATGGCCTGTCTTTAATAACAGAGGGGCTGTATGGATTGTTTCTTCCTGGCCCTATCTTTAACTTTAGAGAAGCCATGGGAATGCTGCTGTGAATTTAAGTCAGGGTGTCAATACTGCAGCTTTGTGTTCCAGGCTCTAAGGCTCTTTTAATCTGCTGAAAATAAAATACTGAGAATACAAGAGGCCATAGTGCACTTTGTGTTTTGGAATTTAGTTTTTTATTCAATTAAGATATACATTTGTCTTTTTAAATTATTTTCTCTTGTCCAAAACAAAAAAAGATGATTGACagaaaatatacaaaaatataaaGAGAACGCCTCAATACCACATATACAACAGGAAAGTATTTTACAAGAACGAAATCAACCGTTAGTGTTCACTAACTTTAATAATAAGAAAAACAACCAAAAACAGACCCCTAGATTTTCATCAACTCAAACGTACCAATAATGACTTCTCAGATACCTTCTGCACATCACATAAACCCACAACAATCTTTCCAGTGAACTATCTTTCTGTGCAAGCCACTATAATACCTATGGTTCAAACCCTCAGTATTGTAAGTATTCAGAACATCTTAACCCTCAAGAAACCCTCCAAAAACCACTGATAAAACTGCACAGCCTCTCTTCACTTTCTCTCCTTACTTTCTTCTGTCCATATTCTTGAGTGTATAAAACACACCTTTCTTTGTACATTTTCAACACCTACATTAACTgcagttttcattttttttaattgcTCAATATGTCAATTAAAAGTAGGGAATACACATTTTCAATGAAATAGAGtagagattaaaaaaaaaaaacctgagtTAAGTAATCTGAATTCATAATACACAGTTCAACATTTACCAGGTTCCATAATCCATATGTATATAAGACAGACAAAAAGAGGTTGTGAGCCAGATCAGGCAATTCTTAATAATCTATATTACATCTGTATTATTTTCCTACAAAATCACCTGACAGCAGTATATAAATCCAAGCCACCCATTTCCTTATCCAGTATATTACAACAGTGTGCTGGAGAGAGTAGCTGTTGGGATTTTTATGGTTGTGTTTACCAGTCTGCCAAACAACCAGGACATCGGAGGTTAGAGCTGTCTAAAAACAGACAGAAATGTTCCTCAGGTTTGCCCAGCTAGTCACAGTATTAACTGGTTAgctctgctctccctcctcctctctggatcCAAGTTCGACATTTCCAACTGGCATGTTGTAGTTATGGCAGCAACAAAGAGCATCTCCTTCACCAGAGGCATTCTATAACAGAAACcttgactgtctgtctgcctgctgtTTAAGGGCCTGCTAAGACTGTTTCTGATTGGTTGTAGAAAATGGTAAGAGAATGTGATATTTAACTTTAAAAGACCTTTGTCTATCAAACAAAAAAAAGGCAGATTCTAGAGTTTATGTCATAAAGATGTGTTTTGGTGTCAAAGCAAGACAGTAGAGCTGCAGAGAGGAGTTTAACATCACGAGGTGAAAATTATGTGCTCATGACATCCTCAAGACATGTTGTGATGAGAAAAATGCACAGTTGTGAAGTAGATCTAATGCAGGAGTCCTTTCTGACAGTTCGATGAGGTTGAGACAAAGACATGACTCACTACTAGGGTGAAACCTCCTTTGATACAAAATCTTTGGTCCAATCTTTCAAATTCTAAGTATTGCATTTCTGTTTCCCCCTCTTTTCAGAATACCCACATCATTTACACAAAGGCTGCTTTTCATGAGTCTGTCTGTGTATTCACACATTTTCCCTTTTGAGCATTACTGAATGTCATTTCtataatacatattgacagtccAACAAGATGTGTAACATGCTACCGTCAAGCCTTAATTAGTCATGCTCAACTATCAAAGGTGTGTCTGGAGATGAGAGGAGGCTACAGACTGGCAGCGCTCAACTCAGACAAATAATGAACCATGAAGTACAGCTCTTTAAAGGCCTATGTGATTCACTGTACTTCCCCTACAGTACCCCTAATACATTatgcaatatgtgtgtgtgtgtgtccattccaTAACAGTAGGATTAGCCAGGCAGGTCTGGGATCAGGTTTAGAGGTCCTCTGTATAGATGATGCAGGGGCTGCTGTCCTCACTGGACTCCAGCTTGACGGTGGAGACAAACCAGCGGCGGGAGCCCGTAGCGTTGTAGTTGAGCGTGGTGCGGTAAGTGTTCTTGGCGTGTTTGGGGTACACAATGGTGGTGCTCTGGTAGTGCAGGGGCCTCTGGCGCGGCTCTAGGTATACCTGCGACTTGTAACTCCTCCAGGTGCAGTTCTGCATGGCAACGACCGTCTCGCTGTAGGACGTCACCGTTGGAACGGGAGCGCAGTACACCTGGTCCCGGTAGTGCTTGTCCGAGTCGTACTTCACCTCAGAGTTACACCTGGGGAGTAGAACCAAAGACATTGGATTAAGTATTGAAGTACTTTGAAGGGCAAACATGAAGTAATAGATTAAGCAATAATTGGTATTGAAGCTGATCACTAGATGGCACTATTAAGTAGGGCTGCCACAATTACTGTATAACTGTGTAACAGACGGTTATGGATAAAGACCAtcattcttttgggggggggggggcgatcAACTGACTAAAGACCAGACTGACTAAAGACCAGACTGACTAAAGACCAGACTGACTAAAGACCAGACAGCCGGGCATTCGTGTGGCAATTTGACTTGTATACTCATAGGTACACTTGTAAtcgctgcctggtattgtgatgcaatcatttccatggcaatgtagaatgttcattcaaatgatgttaactgatgtggctcatgcaatggacTGTTTTTTTGTGATGTCAGTTGAGATGAATCAACAAATTTGGGTACACTTCCttcttttacttcctgctttgcaatggtcgccagtccacccattatgccatcattgacttaaATGGGGACacttgttctattcattctatttctatggcatcacatgcagtcaggagcggaggataaaatgtactttatgtcaaaatgtatatacacagtaccagtcaaaagtttggacacattcaagggtttttctttatttatattattttctacaatctagaataatagtgaagacatcaaaactatgaaataacacatatggaattatgtagtaaccaaaagagtgttaaacaaatcaaaatacactgctcaaaaaaataaagggaacacttaaacaacacaatgtaactccaagtcaatcacacttctgtgaaatcaaactgtccacttaggaagcaacactgattgacaatacatttcacatgctgttgtgcaaatggaatagacaacaggtggaaattataggcaattagcaagacacccccaataaaggagtggttcagcaggtggtgaccacagaccacttctcagttcctatgtttcctggctgatgttttggtcacttttgaatgctggcggtgctttcactctagtggtagcatgagacggagtctacaacccacacaagtggctcaggtagtgcagctcatccaggatggcacatcaatgcgagctgtggcaagaaggtttgctgtgtctgtcagcatagtgtccagagcatggagccgctaccaggagacaggccaatacatcaggagacgtggaggaggccgtgtgtctgctcaaacggtcagaaacagactccatgagggtggtatgagggcccgacgtccacatgtgggggttgtgcttacagcccaacgccgtgcaggacgtttggcatttgccagagaacaccaacattggcaaattcgccactggctccctgtgctcttcacagatgaaagcaggttcacactgagcacgtgacagacgtgacagagtctggagacgccgtggagaacattctgctgcctacaacatcctccagcatgaccggtttggcggtgggtcagtcatggtgtggggtggcatttctttggggggccgcacagccctccatgtgctcgccagaggtagcctgactgccattaggtaccgagatgagatcctcagaccccttgtgagaccatatgctggtgcggttggccctgggttcctcctaatgcaagacaatgctagacctcatgtggctggagtgtgtcagcagttcctgcaagaggaaggcattgatgctatggactggcccgcccgttccccagacctgaatccaattgagcacatctgggacatcatgtctcgctccatccaccaacgccacgttgcaccacagactgtccaggagttggcggatgctttagtccatgtctgggaggagatccctcaggagaccatccgccacctcatcaggagcatgcccaggcattgtagggaggtcatacaggcacgtggaggccacacacactactgagcctcattttgacttgttttaaggacattacatcaaagttggatcagcctgtagtgtggttttccactttaattttgagtgtgactccaaatccagacctccatgggttgataaattggatttccattgattatttttgtgtgattttgttgtcagcacattcaactatgtaaagaaaaaagtatttaataagattatttatttcattcagatctaggatgtgttgtttaagtgttccctttatttttttgagcagtgtatattttattATTCAAGGTAGAaaaactttgccttgatgacagctttgcacactcttggcattctctcaaccagcttcatgaggtagtggaatgcatttcaattaacaggtgtgacttgttaaatgttaatttgtggaatttctttcctccttaatgcgtttgagccaatcagatgtgttgtgacaaggtaggggggtatacagaagatagccctatttggtaaaagaccaagtccatattatggcaagaacagctcaaataggcaaagagaaaccacagtccatcattactttaactgcacctcagattgcaattaacagacacatcacaacatcaactgttcagaggagactgcgtgaatcaggccttcatggtcgaattgctggaaagaaaccattacaaaaggacaccaataagaagaagagacttgtaaAAGCTTATAaaataagtgttttttttttatttacaaaaaGACGTTTTATTATGTAactactttttatttattttttattttatttattccgCACACACGTGTGTGGGTTAGCTTTCGCTCAAAGAAAGCGCCTGACTGAACACCAATGCACTCACTCATTGAATGAAAGTGTTTTTTTGGCATGTCCGATCTCACTGCTGCGCCCATACACCAGAGACGCTCCATCGAGTTGATTCTCTGTCAGCAGCTGCTGATATTTCACTGGAATGTTCAGCTTGTCCATCTAGAGAACAATGCAGACATGACATTGAGACACATTGATATATATTTTAATGGTGTCATTAGACTTTGTTGGTCGTCATTTACTTATTCTGAATCTTCTTCGACCTCTTCTTGTTGATCACTTCAACACACttaacacaaaccggtgcgcct
Protein-coding regions in this window:
- the rflna gene encoding refilin-A, whose translation is MVGHLHLQAMDDSLKGKNREGLLDSPDSGLPPSPSPPFYSLSPGLLESRSGSCTTPVENHGYYKKESKEGKLLPYLLLNSTGTDPRARMYPVFFGESIEVNPKPETEIKCNSEVKYDSDKHYRDQVYCAPVPTVTSYSETVVAMQNCTWRSYKSQVYLEPRQRPLHYQSTTIVYPKHAKNTYRTTLNYNATGSRRWFVSTVKLESSEDSSPCIIYTEDL